Proteins encoded together in one Haloarcula rubripromontorii window:
- a CDS encoding AAA domain-containing protein: protein MSLLFDHVIGSFDLDDASLCAVTDATLDDSGDVVPARPVAEFAAHHDKLAHPAEDWVCIPLHEPDSARPTGEYVAVTDHSLHGEIFIFERDGERDFIDADAFGATGLADRIRFWHSDYVPETYPPSYDSPIDDSEPPRNPIPSAELIDGLRSHVEREREATRQQNRERAQRRSPDEVYRVGGDAVPELHARGRDDGAYRFRVDPPADIAAERDGDWAFVVESVFGIHEGNEVLIHADREGGRGDGPFPAPATVERIRGRSVWLAVDWGEVDGATTLESALTDGDATYGLTALLNPVPFDREREAIAALADHRFRDVLAGDRPITFSNGAAARSDQFDGELNQEQQLAVEHALLADDLFCIHGPPGTGKTRTLVEIVRRAAQAGEDVLVCADSNQAVDNLVAGSSTGDAADPQSLHAYGQHGDGDYTLNRVNASQSANEVVRRAYGDVAERADVVAVTNNSAATLAREFDLVVLDEATQSTCAASCIPLVRADRAVLAGDHRQLPPYSASDEPPASSYGHSLFEHLYADGGVYEGVGLQLQTQYRMHRDIAYFPNRRFYDRTLRNGRAVDPLPDRPAIEGYNVGGRVETVGHSKANPTEARLVAHLVQDLLSDVPAEEIGVITPYSAQVSRVREMLAERTDAGDRVTVDTIDSFQGGERTAIVLSLVRSNADGTVGFLGRPVDGPRRLNVALTRAKRYCAVVADWHTLRYDADGKCGDLYSDFYQFVSNTDRLNDVDPEFIPV, encoded by the coding sequence ATGTCCCTCCTGTTCGACCACGTCATCGGGTCGTTCGACCTCGACGACGCGTCGTTGTGTGCCGTCACCGACGCCACTCTCGACGACAGCGGCGATGTCGTCCCCGCGCGGCCCGTCGCCGAGTTTGCGGCCCACCACGACAAACTCGCCCATCCCGCGGAAGACTGGGTCTGTATCCCATTGCACGAACCAGACTCGGCGCGACCAACGGGAGAGTACGTCGCCGTCACTGACCATTCGCTACACGGAGAGATTTTCATCTTCGAGCGCGACGGCGAGCGGGATTTCATCGACGCGGACGCATTCGGAGCCACGGGACTGGCCGACCGGATCCGCTTCTGGCACTCCGACTACGTCCCGGAAACGTACCCACCCTCCTACGACTCACCGATAGACGACAGCGAACCGCCCCGAAATCCGATCCCGTCGGCAGAACTGATTGACGGCTTGCGGTCTCACGTCGAGCGCGAACGTGAGGCGACTCGCCAGCAAAACCGAGAGCGCGCACAGCGGCGCTCACCTGACGAGGTGTACAGGGTCGGTGGCGATGCAGTGCCCGAACTGCATGCGCGCGGTCGAGATGACGGAGCGTATCGGTTTCGCGTCGACCCACCCGCTGACATCGCCGCCGAGCGGGACGGTGACTGGGCGTTTGTCGTCGAATCCGTGTTCGGCATCCACGAGGGGAACGAGGTGCTGATACACGCCGATAGGGAGGGCGGACGCGGCGACGGCCCGTTCCCGGCCCCGGCGACAGTCGAGCGCATCCGCGGGCGTTCGGTGTGGCTCGCGGTGGACTGGGGCGAGGTCGACGGGGCGACAACACTCGAAAGCGCACTCACCGACGGTGACGCCACCTACGGGCTCACGGCGCTGCTCAATCCCGTTCCGTTCGACCGCGAACGGGAGGCGATTGCGGCGCTGGCCGACCACCGCTTCCGAGACGTACTCGCCGGCGACCGGCCGATAACCTTCTCGAACGGGGCGGCCGCCCGGAGCGACCAGTTCGACGGGGAACTGAATCAGGAGCAGCAACTGGCCGTCGAGCATGCGCTGTTGGCCGACGACCTGTTCTGTATTCACGGCCCACCGGGGACAGGGAAGACGCGAACGCTCGTCGAAATCGTCCGACGGGCCGCACAGGCCGGTGAGGATGTGCTGGTGTGTGCGGACTCGAATCAGGCCGTCGACAACCTCGTGGCGGGGTCGTCGACGGGGGACGCGGCAGACCCGCAGTCACTGCACGCCTACGGCCAGCACGGCGACGGTGACTACACGCTCAACCGCGTGAACGCGAGCCAGTCGGCAAACGAGGTCGTACGGCGGGCCTACGGGGATGTGGCCGAGCGGGCCGATGTGGTGGCGGTGACGAACAACAGCGCCGCCACGCTCGCCCGGGAGTTCGACCTGGTGGTCCTCGACGAAGCGACGCAGTCCACCTGCGCAGCGTCGTGTATCCCGCTGGTCAGGGCCGACCGCGCCGTCCTCGCCGGCGACCACCGACAGCTCCCGCCCTACAGCGCCAGCGACGAACCGCCGGCGTCGAGTTACGGCCACTCGCTGTTCGAGCATCTCTACGCCGACGGCGGCGTCTACGAGGGTGTCGGCCTCCAGCTCCAGACCCAGTACCGGATGCACCGGGACATCGCGTACTTCCCGAACCGTCGGTTCTACGACCGGACGCTACGGAACGGGCGCGCCGTCGACCCACTTCCCGACCGCCCAGCGATAGAGGGGTACAACGTCGGCGGGCGCGTCGAGACGGTCGGTCATTCCAAGGCGAACCCCACCGAAGCCCGCCTCGTCGCGCATCTCGTTCAGGACCTGCTGTCGGACGTGCCCGCCGAGGAAATCGGTGTCATCACGCCGTACAGCGCGCAGGTGTCACGCGTCCGGGAGATGCTCGCAGAGCGAACCGACGCCGGAGACAGGGTGACTGTCGACACCATCGACTCGTTTCAGGGCGGCGAACGGACGGCCATCGTCCTCTCGCTCGTCCGGAGTAACGCCGACGGAACCGTCGGGTTCCTCGGGCGGCCGGTCGATGGCCCCCGACGCCTGAACGTCGCGCTCACGCGAGCGAAGCGGTACTGCGCTGTCGTCGCCGACTGGCACACACTCCGGTACGACGCCGACGGGAAGTGTGGGGACCTCTACAGCGACTTCTACCAGTTCGTCTCGAACACCGACCGCCTGAACGACGTGGACCCCGAGTTCATTCCAGTGTAG
- the asd gene encoding aspartate-semialdehyde dehydrogenase yields the protein MTVRVGVLGATGAVGQRLIQLLDPHPEFEIAALTASDASAGETYKDAAKWRVNSPIPEDVAGLEVRATDPDSVPDDVDLIFSSLPSSVGAEVEPEFCEAGYTVSSNSSNARMDEDVPLIIPEVNADHVDLLEVQRDERGWDGALLKNPNCSTITMVPPLAGLDREFDLTDVRVSTLQAVSGAGYSGVTSMEIIDNAIPHIGGEEQKMETESRKLLGSFDGAEVHLNEMDVAASCNRIPTLDGHLENVWADTAEDISAADAEAAMEAVTGIDLPSSPEKLITVFEEPDRPQPRLDRNVEDGMGVAVGGFRETTDGVQFNCLAHNTMRGAAGASVLNGELLNKRGYL from the coding sequence ATGACTGTACGCGTAGGTGTGCTCGGTGCGACTGGCGCGGTCGGGCAGCGACTTATCCAACTGCTTGACCCCCACCCCGAGTTCGAGATTGCAGCACTGACCGCCAGCGACGCGAGCGCTGGCGAGACATACAAAGACGCCGCCAAGTGGCGCGTCAACTCCCCGATTCCAGAGGACGTGGCCGGGTTAGAAGTCCGCGCTACCGATCCGGATTCGGTGCCCGACGACGTTGATCTCATCTTCTCCTCGCTCCCGTCGAGCGTCGGCGCGGAGGTCGAACCGGAGTTCTGTGAGGCCGGCTACACAGTCTCGTCGAACTCTTCGAACGCCCGAATGGACGAGGATGTGCCGCTCATCATCCCCGAGGTTAACGCCGACCACGTCGACCTGCTTGAAGTCCAGCGCGACGAGCGCGGCTGGGACGGCGCACTCCTGAAGAACCCGAACTGCTCGACAATTACGATGGTGCCGCCGCTCGCTGGCCTCGACCGCGAGTTCGACCTGACCGACGTGCGCGTCTCGACCCTGCAGGCCGTCTCCGGGGCGGGCTACTCTGGCGTCACATCGATGGAGATTATCGACAACGCCATCCCGCACATCGGCGGCGAAGAGCAGAAGATGGAGACCGAATCGCGCAAGCTGCTTGGCTCGTTCGACGGCGCGGAGGTCCACCTCAACGAGATGGACGTGGCCGCCTCCTGCAACCGCATCCCGACGCTCGACGGCCACCTCGAAAACGTCTGGGCCGACACCGCTGAAGACATCTCCGCGGCCGACGCCGAGGCCGCGATGGAGGCAGTGACTGGTATCGACCTCCCGTCTTCGCCAGAAAAGCTCATCACAGTGTTCGAAGAACCAGACCGCCCACAGCCCCGCCTCGACCGCAACGTCGAGGACGGCATGGGCGTCGCAGTCGGCGGGTTCCGCGAGACGACCGACGGCGTCCAGTTCAACTGCCTCGCGCACAACACCATGCGCGGTGCTGCCGGCGCAAGTGTGCTGAACGGCGAGTTGCTGAACAAACGCGGGTATCTGTAA
- a CDS encoding D-2-hydroxyacid dehydrogenase has translation MADIVVMQYDVHGMPVDQYATALRDRLPEWDIAVAETPAAERGLITEATVLTGNDVSPELVDAADALELFAGTYAGYDHLPLSELADRDIALTTASGVHGPNVAENVVGSWLAFARGFFTARRHQREGVWQSFHTDDFAGSRVCVVGLGEIGQAIVDRLAGFDVETVGVRYSPEKGGPTDEVYGFDEIHEAVADTKYVGLACPLTDATRHLIDEEVLRTMHPDAVLTNVARGPVVDTDALVSALQRNHIGGAALDVTDPEPLPSDHPLWDFENVLITPHNAGHTPSYYERLADIVAENVRQAERTGEWDGLRNQIAL, from the coding sequence ATGGCAGACATCGTCGTGATGCAGTACGACGTTCACGGGATGCCGGTCGACCAGTACGCGACAGCGCTCCGCGACCGACTGCCCGAGTGGGACATCGCCGTCGCGGAGACACCAGCAGCCGAGCGCGGTCTGATTACGGAGGCGACAGTCCTGACCGGCAATGATGTCTCGCCGGAACTGGTCGATGCGGCCGACGCCCTGGAACTGTTTGCAGGGACATACGCTGGATACGACCACCTTCCGCTGTCGGAACTGGCAGACCGCGACATCGCCCTGACGACGGCGTCCGGGGTCCACGGCCCGAACGTCGCCGAGAACGTTGTCGGCTCGTGGCTCGCCTTCGCCCGCGGCTTCTTCACCGCTCGTCGCCACCAGCGCGAGGGCGTCTGGCAGTCGTTCCACACCGACGACTTCGCTGGCAGCCGCGTCTGCGTTGTCGGCCTCGGTGAAATCGGGCAGGCCATCGTCGACCGGCTCGCCGGGTTTGACGTGGAGACCGTCGGCGTCCGCTACTCGCCGGAGAAAGGCGGCCCGACCGACGAGGTGTACGGCTTCGACGAGATCCACGAGGCGGTCGCCGACACAAAGTACGTCGGGCTCGCCTGCCCGCTCACCGACGCGACCCGCCACCTCATCGACGAGGAGGTACTCCGGACGATGCACCCCGATGCGGTACTCACTAACGTGGCCCGCGGCCCCGTTGTCGATACCGACGCACTGGTCAGTGCGCTCCAGCGCAACCACATCGGCGGCGCGGCACTGGACGTGACCGACCCCGAACCGCTGCCCAGCGACCACCCGCTATGGGACTTCGAGAACGTCCTTATCACGCCACACAACGCCGGCCACACGCCGAGCTACTACGAGCGACTGGCCGATATCGTGGCGGAAAACGTTCGGCAGGCCGAGCGGACCGGCGAGTGGGACGGGCTCAGAAACCAGATCGCGCTCTGA